A genomic segment from Desulfonatronum lacustre DSM 10312 encodes:
- the cmk gene encoding (d)CMP kinase: MAEHHPARTSKDLLEQPLVVTLDGPAGSGKTTVARMVADGLGIAYLDSGAMFRAFALRLGAQSWTWSEEVLRERLAGLEFTLRGQGGQAALFLNGEPLGEEIRREEVGMWASNLAKVGMVREILKQAQQRLGAGTSLVAEGRDMGSVVFPRARYKFFLDAAPEERARRRWLQLKEMGVEEDLDALIANLRHRDDQDRNRSIAPLKPADDAVIIDTAGLTPGEVGGVVVEKVLRDSG; this comes from the coding sequence ATGGCTGAACATCATCCCGCGCGGACATCAAAAGATCTTCTTGAACAGCCTTTGGTCGTCACCCTGGACGGGCCGGCCGGATCGGGCAAGACCACCGTGGCCAGGATGGTCGCCGATGGGCTGGGCATTGCCTACCTGGACAGCGGAGCCATGTTTCGGGCTTTTGCCCTGCGCCTGGGAGCGCAAAGCTGGACCTGGAGCGAGGAGGTTCTGCGGGAACGCCTGGCCGGGTTGGAATTCACCCTGCGGGGACAAGGCGGTCAGGCCGCGCTATTCCTGAATGGAGAACCACTGGGCGAGGAAATCCGGCGCGAGGAGGTCGGGATGTGGGCCTCAAATCTGGCCAAGGTGGGCATGGTTCGGGAAATCCTCAAGCAGGCCCAGCAGCGCCTGGGAGCCGGAACCTCCCTGGTGGCCGAAGGCCGGGACATGGGCAGCGTGGTCTTCCCCCGGGCCCGGTACAAATTTTTTCTGGACGCGGCGCCCGAGGAGCGGGCCAGACGGCGCTGGCTGCAACTCAAGGAGATGGGCGTCGAGGAGGACCTGGACGCCCTGATCGCCAATCTGCGCCACCGCGACGATCAGGACCGCAACCGATCCATCGCTCCGCTCAAGCCCGCGGACGACGCCGTGATCATCGATACGGCGGGCTTGACTCCGGGGGAGGTCGGCGGCGTGGTCGTCGAAAAGGTGCTGCGCGACTCGGGCTAA
- a CDS encoding PilN domain-containing protein → MIRINLLPPEKRPRISTLRLDLGALILAFVLVGGAILLTHLWISSEVRELERVHEAREAENLALMAEVARVRRMENELKSIESKIRIITDIRSIQTLPVRYVDALISLLPEERIWFETFHLEKNGVLQLRGVAMDNQSFAAYVEILRTSAFVRGVVTERTLRREVQGLSLVEFHFRVSFGPPPADYFLERAEHG, encoded by the coding sequence ATGATCCGCATCAACCTCCTCCCCCCGGAAAAACGACCGCGGATTTCCACCCTGCGCCTGGACCTTGGCGCTTTGATACTGGCCTTCGTCCTCGTCGGGGGCGCGATTTTATTGACCCATCTATGGATCAGCTCCGAAGTCCGGGAACTGGAACGCGTTCATGAAGCCAGGGAAGCCGAAAACTTGGCCTTGATGGCCGAGGTGGCCCGGGTCCGGCGAATGGAGAACGAGCTGAAGTCCATTGAGTCAAAAATCCGAATCATCACGGATATCCGAAGTATCCAGACCCTGCCGGTACGCTATGTGGACGCATTGATTTCCCTGCTGCCGGAAGAGCGGATCTGGTTCGAGACCTTTCACCTGGAAAAGAACGGGGTTTTGCAACTGCGGGGCGTGGCCATGGACAACCAATCCTTTGCCGCCTATGTGGAAATACTCCGGACCTCGGCCTTTGTCCGCGGCGTGGTGACGGAGCGAACCTTGCGCCGGGAGGTGCAGGGCCTGTCGCTGGTGGAGTTTCATTTTCGGGTCTCCTTCGGTCCCCCACCGGCCGACTACTTCCTGGAGAGGGCCGAGCATGGATAG
- the hisC gene encoding histidinol-phosphate transaminase — MQQHPFLRPEIQGFSPYTPGLSIDEIREQYGLQRVIKLASNENPLGVSPLVQKALQDHADGVFRYPRSGSPELRAALAAHLDVPEEWIVAGNGSDEIIDLLIRVAVRPGRDHILIFEPSFSMYRLLARLSGVEIRTVPLGEEFHFPWDKLLHAATEQTALVFVTTPDNPTGYAPPVQELETLARRLPSRTLLVVDEAYMDFASPMDQYSLLSRLRDFPNVVVLRTFSKLYGLAGLRLGYGVMPPWLADALIRVKPPFSVNILAENAGLAALRDVHFVQASLECVQAGRAWLTTELTRLGCRVFPSQANFLLFKPGHDALSALDVFQKLLEQGVIIRPLKSYGMEEYLRVTVGTGEENRIFLRELEAVLHG; from the coding sequence GTGCAACAGCACCCCTTTCTCCGTCCTGAAATTCAAGGTTTCAGTCCCTACACTCCAGGGCTTTCCATTGATGAAATCCGTGAGCAATACGGTTTGCAGCGGGTGATCAAGCTGGCCAGCAACGAGAATCCGCTGGGCGTTTCGCCGCTGGTTCAAAAGGCTTTGCAAGATCACGCCGACGGAGTGTTTCGGTATCCCCGGTCGGGCAGCCCGGAGTTGCGGGCGGCTTTGGCGGCGCATCTGGACGTGCCGGAGGAGTGGATCGTGGCCGGCAACGGTTCGGACGAGATCATCGACCTGTTGATCCGGGTCGCGGTCCGGCCGGGTCGTGATCACATCCTGATCTTCGAGCCCAGCTTCAGCATGTACCGCTTGCTGGCCAGGCTCAGCGGCGTGGAGATCCGCACCGTTCCCCTGGGCGAGGAGTTTCATTTCCCCTGGGACAAGTTGTTGCACGCGGCGACCGAGCAAACCGCCCTGGTTTTCGTGACCACCCCGGACAATCCCACGGGGTACGCCCCCCCGGTTCAGGAACTGGAAACCCTCGCCCGCCGACTCCCGTCGCGGACGTTGCTGGTGGTGGACGAAGCCTACATGGATTTCGCCTCGCCCATGGACCAGTACTCCTTGCTGTCTCGGCTGCGCGATTTTCCCAACGTGGTCGTGCTGCGGACATTTTCCAAGCTCTACGGGCTGGCGGGGCTGCGGCTGGGATACGGGGTCATGCCGCCCTGGCTGGCGGATGCGTTGATCCGGGTCAAGCCGCCCTTCAGCGTGAACATCCTCGCGGAAAACGCCGGTCTGGCCGCCTTGCGCGACGTTCATTTCGTCCAGGCCTCCCTGGAATGCGTCCAGGCCGGAAGGGCCTGGCTGACGACGGAATTGACCCGGCTCGGTTGCCGCGTCTTTCCTTCGCAGGCCAATTTCCTGCTGTTCAAGCCAGGGCACGACGCTTTGTCCGCCTTGGACGTCTTCCAGAAACTCCTGGAGCAAGGGGTGATCATCCGGCCCCTGAAGAGTTACGGAATGGAGGAATATCTGCGGGTGACCGTTGGAACGGGAGAGGAGAATCGAATTTTCCTCCGGGAACTGGAGGCCGTGCTCCATGGCTGA
- a CDS encoding universal stress protein produces MVDMKKILCAIDFSEVSPMVSEYAHSLAKAFGAEVILLYSAPSLNQYVSFHVPPNSIETFVGEIVSGAEQSMESFISQYLPDVNVTGRVVSGYAAEEIVKCADEESVDMIVMGTHGRKGIDRILFGSVAEKVVKSANCPVLTLRPFCPVDFPGK; encoded by the coding sequence ATGGTGGACATGAAAAAAATTCTCTGCGCCATTGATTTTTCGGAAGTCAGCCCCATGGTTTCGGAGTACGCGCATTCCCTGGCCAAGGCCTTTGGAGCGGAGGTGATTCTGCTGTACTCGGCCCCGTCACTGAACCAGTACGTCAGCTTTCACGTCCCGCCCAACTCCATTGAAACGTTCGTCGGGGAAATCGTCTCCGGAGCGGAACAGAGCATGGAGTCCTTTATTTCGCAGTACCTGCCGGACGTCAACGTAACCGGGCGCGTGGTCAGCGGATATGCCGCGGAAGAGATCGTGAAATGCGCCGACGAGGAAAGCGTGGACATGATCGTCATGGGCACCCACGGTCGCAAGGGGATCGACCGGATACTCTTCGGCTCGGTGGCGGAGAAGGTCGTCAAAAGCGCCAACTGCCCCGTCCTGACCCTGCGGCCCTTCTGTCCCGTGGACTTCCCCGGGAAATGA
- the pilM gene encoding type IV pilus assembly protein PilM: MAITIELRKKSPPPGVDLGSGWMKVVALSLRRRKPILNRIGRIPLAVGDMDKGEKAADRLAELWRHLGIREKGVISAMTGHAVIVKKVNVASEAAANMESFLAKEAKQYIPFDLQDVYIDHQNLGPGVKEGTVDVLLVASKKREVEDRLSILTRAGLEVRVMDVDAFALNNCFEFNYPELIDRPQYILDIGGQLSVFCVVWNKQLVFHRELSFGGLQLTDRLAKLMNRSRAECEKLKINGPGDLPSTEQAVIVDELEDAVVSWAGEVRRLIGFYLGSVPEAKPAETLYLCGGGSLLAGLPGRMGRELELDVRHLDPWRKLEPDPARFDAAYLRSVGPQYAVAAGLALREAVP; encoded by the coding sequence TTGGCTATTACCATTGAACTGCGTAAAAAAAGCCCCCCCCCTGGGGTAGACCTGGGCAGCGGCTGGATGAAGGTCGTCGCCCTGAGCTTGCGACGACGTAAGCCGATCTTGAACCGGATCGGCCGCATTCCCCTGGCCGTCGGCGACATGGACAAGGGCGAAAAGGCGGCTGACCGGCTGGCCGAGCTATGGCGGCATCTGGGCATCCGGGAGAAAGGCGTGATCTCGGCCATGACCGGACATGCCGTGATCGTCAAGAAGGTCAACGTGGCTTCCGAGGCCGCGGCGAACATGGAAAGTTTTCTGGCCAAGGAAGCCAAGCAGTACATCCCGTTCGACCTGCAGGACGTGTATATCGACCACCAAAACCTCGGTCCCGGAGTCAAGGAGGGGACGGTGGACGTGCTCTTAGTGGCCAGCAAGAAACGGGAAGTGGAGGACCGGTTGAGCATCCTGACCCGGGCCGGTCTGGAGGTCCGGGTGATGGACGTGGACGCCTTCGCTCTGAACAACTGTTTTGAATTCAACTATCCGGAACTGATCGACCGTCCCCAGTACATTTTGGACATCGGCGGCCAACTAAGCGTGTTTTGCGTGGTCTGGAACAAGCAATTGGTCTTTCACCGCGAATTGAGTTTCGGTGGCCTTCAGCTGACCGACCGGCTGGCGAAATTGATGAACCGGTCCAGGGCGGAGTGCGAAAAATTGAAAATCAACGGCCCGGGCGACTTGCCGTCCACGGAACAGGCCGTGATCGTGGATGAACTGGAGGACGCGGTGGTCTCCTGGGCGGGCGAGGTGCGGCGCCTGATTGGATTTTATCTCGGTTCGGTACCGGAAGCCAAACCCGCTGAAACCCTGTATCTGTGCGGAGGAGGCAGTCTGTTGGCTGGGCTGCCCGGTCGGATGGGGCGAGAGTTGGAACTGGACGTTCGCCACCTCGACCCCTGGCGCAAGCTGGAGCCGGACCCGGCCCGGTTCGACGCGGCCTATCTACGTTCCGTGGGGCCGCAATACGCCGTGGCCGCCGGGCTGGCCCTGCGGGAGGCGGTCCCATGA
- the mazG gene encoding nucleoside triphosphate pyrophosphohydrolase, producing the protein MTGDQTALLRLRDVLERLLGPEGCPWDREQTPPTLADYLVEEVHELVDAIRSNKPDDVREELGDVWFLLLFVTRLMERDGRFTLEDVLDQAAAKMVRRHPHVFADASFANLDALWANWEKEKKKEKADRGPFEGIPSTLPPLLRAYRINSKAARLGFTWSDTDGVREQLNQEWQEWHTVQGEDGNSAEKALDEYGDYLFTLVEYGRRHGLKANEALDRANRKFLNRFDKLAQLAETKGIDLEGLDLDSWNALWNEVKQRHEPSQD; encoded by the coding sequence ATGACCGGCGATCAAACCGCGCTGTTGCGCCTGCGGGACGTACTGGAACGACTGCTCGGCCCTGAAGGCTGCCCCTGGGACCGGGAGCAGACCCCGCCGACCCTGGCCGACTATCTGGTTGAGGAAGTGCATGAACTGGTGGACGCCATCCGCTCGAACAAACCGGACGACGTCCGCGAGGAACTGGGCGATGTCTGGTTCCTGCTGCTTTTCGTGACCCGGCTGATGGAACGGGACGGACGCTTTACCCTGGAAGACGTCCTGGACCAGGCCGCGGCCAAGATGGTCCGACGCCATCCCCACGTCTTTGCCGACGCCTCTTTCGCGAACCTGGACGCCCTCTGGGCCAACTGGGAAAAGGAAAAAAAGAAGGAAAAGGCCGACCGCGGCCCTTTTGAAGGCATCCCGTCGACGCTGCCACCCCTGTTGCGGGCCTACCGCATCAATTCCAAGGCCGCACGGCTGGGCTTTACCTGGTCGGATACGGACGGTGTGCGGGAACAACTGAACCAGGAATGGCAAGAATGGCACACCGTCCAGGGCGAAGACGGCAATTCAGCCGAAAAAGCCCTGGACGAATACGGGGACTACCTCTTCACCCTGGTGGAATACGGACGACGGCATGGACTAAAGGCCAACGAAGCCCTGGACCGGGCCAACCGCAAATTCCTGAACCGCTTCGACAAGCTGGCCCAGTTGGCCGAAACCAAAGGGATCGACCTGGAAGGGCTGGACCTGGATTCCTGGAACGCCCTGTGGAACGAGGTGAAACAACGCCATGAGCCAAGCCAAGATTGA
- a CDS encoding type IV pilus secretin PilQ, which yields MRQATFFQADDVVGIRLEATGELTWRSVSARPGQIRILFPSAVIPATAARLHQLHAFGHPVKTGLLRNTASGGELILTATDPIVIEPEEVPEGLILRFVDAQARTEDAKLSAMPTVRPEPREHPVQDALETRFPEEEALFPGMREEYVGTPISIDLQNAEVEHVLRLIGEVAGYNLILDAGVGGRISMKLDNVPWDQVLDLVLVQRNLGMVVRGNILRISTAQQLESEREQRRRARESAMQAQETIERLEPLQTAYIQINYATAAEMDARTRPFLSDRGRLSFDPRTNTLILTDSPLRIRQIQGIIDRLDQPERQVMIEARVVYASDEFQRAIGLRWGGGIEGVTTEYYRGVYGAAGGGVPINQGGVGQTGYLVNTPIAMPPTFGIGGFISKLMGPDMFTLDVQLQLGELQGESRTVSSPRIVTLNNSRAVIKQGTRVRVNVLDDAGNPQPAFEDAVLELSVTPQITPDDQLILDLVVKDDVPIGENIDTKSAEAKLIVNNGETIVLGGVFKAAEGQRENRVPGLANIPGLGVLFKSRITEERKEELLIFIRPSIL from the coding sequence ATGCGCCAGGCGACGTTTTTCCAGGCCGACGACGTCGTGGGCATCCGTCTGGAAGCGACCGGCGAACTGACGTGGCGATCCGTTTCAGCTCGTCCGGGCCAAATTCGGATACTGTTTCCCAGTGCCGTCATACCGGCGACGGCTGCCCGACTGCACCAGCTTCACGCCTTCGGACATCCGGTGAAAACAGGGTTGCTGCGGAATACGGCCAGCGGCGGGGAGTTGATATTGACCGCCACCGACCCGATAGTCATCGAGCCCGAGGAGGTGCCGGAAGGGCTGATCCTGCGTTTCGTGGACGCCCAGGCCCGAACGGAAGATGCCAAGCTTTCCGCCATGCCGACGGTTCGTCCGGAGCCACGGGAGCATCCGGTCCAGGATGCGTTGGAAACGCGCTTTCCCGAGGAAGAAGCGCTGTTTCCGGGAATGCGCGAAGAGTACGTCGGGACGCCGATTTCCATTGATCTGCAAAACGCCGAAGTGGAGCACGTGCTGCGGCTCATCGGCGAGGTGGCCGGGTATAATCTGATCCTGGACGCCGGAGTCGGCGGTCGGATCTCCATGAAACTGGACAATGTGCCCTGGGATCAGGTCCTGGACCTCGTTCTTGTCCAGCGCAATCTGGGAATGGTGGTCCGGGGCAACATCCTGCGCATCAGCACGGCCCAGCAGTTGGAGAGCGAACGGGAACAACGCCGCCGCGCCCGGGAGTCCGCCATGCAGGCCCAGGAGACCATCGAACGCCTGGAACCGTTGCAGACGGCCTACATTCAGATCAATTACGCCACCGCGGCGGAGATGGACGCCAGGACGCGACCCTTTCTGAGCGACAGGGGCAGGCTCAGCTTTGACCCACGGACCAACACGCTCATCCTGACCGACTCTCCGTTGCGAATTCGGCAGATTCAGGGAATCATCGACAGACTGGACCAGCCCGAACGACAAGTGATGATCGAGGCCAGGGTCGTTTATGCCTCGGACGAGTTTCAGCGCGCCATCGGACTCCGCTGGGGAGGCGGTATTGAAGGCGTCACGACGGAGTACTACCGAGGCGTCTATGGCGCGGCAGGCGGCGGAGTCCCGATCAACCAGGGCGGCGTCGGGCAGACCGGATACCTGGTCAATACGCCGATAGCCATGCCCCCCACGTTTGGAATCGGAGGCTTCATCTCCAAGCTCATGGGGCCGGATATGTTTACCCTGGACGTCCAGTTGCAGCTTGGAGAGCTGCAGGGCGAGTCCAGGACCGTCTCCAGCCCGCGCATCGTGACGTTGAACAACTCACGGGCGGTGATCAAGCAAGGCACGCGGGTGCGGGTCAACGTGCTTGACGACGCCGGCAATCCTCAGCCTGCTTTTGAAGACGCGGTTCTCGAACTGTCCGTCACGCCACAAATTACTCCCGACGACCAACTCATTCTTGATCTTGTCGTCAAGGACGACGTGCCAATTGGGGAAAATATCGACACCAAATCCGCCGAGGCAAAGTTGATCGTCAACAACGGAGAGACAATCGTCCTGGGGGGGGTGTTCAAGGCGGCCGAAGGCCAACGCGAGAACCGCGTGCCGGGGCTGGCGAACATTCCAGGGTTAGGGGTTCTTTTCAAAAGCAGGATCACTGAAGAAAGAAAGGAAGAGCTGCTTATATTTATCCGGCCCAGTATCCTGTAA
- a CDS encoding pilus assembly protein PilP, producing MTPTQQDASRISRQAGARRRFPRNRVGILFFSSGLFPCFFPALMLFFQLVSPRTGWTVEEDDNGVEEMFMGTTLELPDWLRTPDGYVFRPEGKPDPFRPFVRPAPPEESFRAQAPARALTPLERVEATQLRVIGIVWAVDRPDQALAMVEMPDGKGFVLRPGVGVGRYGGKVRRITANEVIIEEHGLDIAGREQVREVILKLHPSEGDDHG from the coding sequence ATGACGCCCACGCAGCAGGACGCATCCCGGATAAGCCGGCAAGCCGGTGCGCGGAGAAGATTTCCACGCAACCGGGTGGGCATTTTGTTCTTTTCCTCTGGACTGTTTCCGTGCTTTTTTCCGGCGCTGATGCTTTTTTTTCAGCTTGTTTCGCCACGCACCGGCTGGACGGTCGAAGAGGATGACAACGGGGTGGAGGAGATGTTCATGGGCACCACCCTGGAACTTCCGGACTGGCTGCGTACCCCGGACGGCTACGTCTTCCGTCCGGAAGGCAAGCCGGATCCGTTTCGCCCGTTCGTCCGCCCTGCCCCGCCGGAAGAGTCGTTTCGGGCCCAAGCTCCGGCCAGGGCGTTGACCCCGTTGGAACGCGTCGAGGCGACCCAGTTGCGGGTGATCGGCATTGTCTGGGCCGTGGATCGTCCCGACCAGGCTCTGGCCATGGTCGAAATGCCCGACGGCAAGGGATTCGTGCTCCGGCCCGGAGTGGGCGTGGGACGGTACGGCGGTAAAGTCCGCCGGATCACTGCCAACGAGGTGATCATCGAGGAACATGGCCTGGACATCGCCGGTCGCGAACAGGTCAGGGAAGTGATCCTCAAGCTGCATCCAAGCGAGGGAGATGATCATGGGTAG
- a CDS encoding type 4a pilus biogenesis protein PilO, whose protein sequence is MDSRAVVKRLENLNKLHKLAILVVLIVVVVGGYAFFSLMPNLERKAMLQEDIRNLETSIAANRRLAARLPELEEEMEAREYELLLAKMLLPEDAQERERLLAAIERLGMDVGVEFMLFQPGDEVQHDFYASREVQLRMRGEFHNLITFFDRMARLDRLVSLDRLRLQPTAAAGTGPVILNAESTIQVYRALTEQEIKAAQEQQSQQQQTRRRR, encoded by the coding sequence ATGGATAGTCGCGCCGTGGTCAAGCGGCTGGAGAACCTGAACAAGCTGCATAAGCTGGCGATTCTCGTCGTTTTGATCGTCGTCGTTGTGGGCGGCTACGCATTTTTTTCGCTCATGCCCAATCTTGAGCGCAAGGCCATGCTGCAAGAGGATATCCGGAACCTGGAAACCTCCATCGCAGCCAATCGCCGACTGGCCGCCAGGCTGCCGGAATTGGAGGAGGAAATGGAGGCCCGGGAGTACGAGTTGCTCCTGGCCAAGATGCTGCTGCCCGAGGACGCCCAGGAACGTGAACGACTTTTGGCCGCCATTGAGCGGCTGGGCATGGATGTGGGGGTCGAGTTCATGCTCTTCCAGCCCGGCGACGAGGTTCAGCACGATTTCTATGCCTCCCGCGAGGTCCAGTTGCGGATGCGCGGCGAGTTCCATAACCTGATCACCTTTTTTGACCGCATGGCCCGATTGGACCGACTGGTCAGTCTGGATCGCCTTCGTTTGCAGCCCACCGCCGCGGCCGGGACCGGCCCGGTCATCCTGAACGCCGAAAGCACCATCCAGGTCTACCGGGCCCTGACCGAGCAGGAAATCAAGGCCGCGCAGGAACAGCAAAGCCAGCAGCAGCAAACCAGGCGGCGCAGATAG
- a CDS encoding transposase — translation MRLIDYEHYIKSESTARRYLLKFCWKNHQRFCPRCRQRKNYPLTDRRRRCAQCSYTYHDFSGRWVNNCDLSCRNWLRIIKLFEMDLTVLAMSKEVDLAYNTVYKAVTTIRCAIAASAIDAKDFFGPERSIELNTSGRVLRVVPSTKLSTPVFGVIEHSGVAFVDLVLGLRPETVFHFHQSFGLELGHWGKTYFSAPYQRYHALLFCTTAPPPRFLEFTLPSQTPSPGSSPDFLTYLLDKIRRYRGLSPEKFPLYVKELEFRYNHRNADIFTETAGLLCRFVPKFG, via the coding sequence ATGCGGTTAATCGACTATGAACACTACATAAAAAGCGAATCCACGGCTCGTCGCTATCTGCTGAAATTTTGCTGGAAAAACCACCAGCGGTTCTGCCCGCGCTGCAGGCAACGTAAGAACTACCCTCTGACCGACCGCCGACGCCGATGCGCTCAGTGTTCCTACACCTACCATGACTTCAGCGGACGCTGGGTCAACAACTGCGACCTGAGCTGCCGGAATTGGCTACGGATCATCAAGCTGTTTGAAATGGACCTGACCGTACTGGCCATGAGCAAGGAGGTGGATCTGGCCTATAACACGGTGTACAAGGCCGTGACCACCATCCGCTGCGCCATCGCGGCCAGCGCCATCGACGCCAAGGATTTTTTCGGCCCGGAGCGGAGCATTGAGCTGAACACCTCCGGTCGGGTTCTGAGAGTTGTTCCATCCACAAAGCTTTCCACGCCGGTTTTCGGGGTCATTGAGCATTCCGGAGTGGCCTTCGTGGACCTCGTCCTCGGCCTGCGGCCTGAAACGGTCTTCCACTTTCACCAGAGTTTCGGTCTGGAACTGGGGCACTGGGGCAAGACCTACTTCAGCGCGCCGTACCAACGCTACCATGCCCTGCTCTTCTGCACCACAGCCCCTCCGCCCCGTTTTCTGGAATTCACCCTCCCTTCGCAAACACCCTCTCCCGGATCTTCCCCCGACTTCCTCACCTACCTCCTGGACAAGATCCGCCGTTACCGCGGCCTCTCTCCGGAAAAATTCCCCCTGTACGTCAAGGAACTGGAGTTTCGCTACAATCATCGCAACGCGGACATCTTCACTGAAACCGCTGGGCTGCTCTGCCGGTTTGTGCCAAAATTTGGGTAA
- a CDS encoding CvpA family protein → MPIADLNTLDILILVTLGFTLIRGLFRGFIGEISSVAGLIVGFFLANKYHTMLLPLVESILPDRGTAQLISYALVFCTGLVGVLMVAAVLRHLLKVVLLGWVDRFAGGVIGLLKGGLICVLLVLVLTTFLSPKAEILASSRMAPQVNRFAAILADLLPREMRLEFEEKSQPLRQTWRENVQERLSGDQGGQRP, encoded by the coding sequence ATGCCTATAGCTGATTTGAACACCCTGGACATCCTGATTCTGGTCACCCTGGGATTCACCCTGATCCGCGGCCTGTTTCGCGGATTCATCGGTGAGATTTCCTCCGTCGCCGGCCTGATCGTCGGATTCTTCCTGGCCAACAAATACCACACCATGCTCCTGCCCCTGGTGGAGAGCATTCTCCCGGATCGCGGCACGGCCCAGTTGATCAGCTACGCCCTGGTCTTCTGCACCGGCTTGGTGGGCGTCCTGATGGTCGCCGCGGTCCTGCGGCACCTGTTGAAGGTCGTCCTGCTGGGCTGGGTGGATCGCTTTGCCGGAGGCGTGATTGGACTGTTGAAAGGCGGACTGATCTGCGTTCTTCTGGTCCTGGTTCTGACCACGTTTCTTTCGCCAAAGGCCGAGATTCTGGCCTCATCCCGGATGGCCCCCCAGGTCAATCGCTTCGCGGCCATCCTGGCGGATCTGCTGCCCAGAGAGATGCGCCTTGAATTCGAGGAAAAGAGCCAGCCCTTGCGCCAGACCTGGCGCGAAAACGTTCAGGAACGGTTGTCCGGCGACCAGGGAGGTCAGCGGCCATGA